GCTCCCAGATACGCGCCGTATGGTCGCTGCTCGAGCTGACCAGGTAACGGCCACAGGGGCTGAAGGAACACTGGTTGGCCAGATGGTCATGGTTCGCGCGGGCGATGGCGGTCCGGCTGTGGCCATCCCAGAGGATGAGCTGGTTGTCGTAGCCGGCCGTCGCGATGTATTGGTCTTGATAGGCGGAGATGCCGCTGATGGGGCCGATGTGTCTCATGGAAGTGTCTGCCTTTCTGGATGTCAGCGAAGCTTGAGGTTGTGATGGGTGCGAGAGACCTTGGCTCGCAGGTAGCGCTCGTTGTGGGCCGTCAGGTAGAGGCCGGTCGGAACCAGGTCCACGACCGAGATGCCATGCGCGGTGAGCTGGGCCGCCTTGTCCGGGTTGTTGGAGAGCAGCCGGATGTGGTTGACGCCGAGCGCGTTGAGCATGTCGGCGGCGCAGGCGTAGCTGCGCAGGTCGTCCTCGAAGTCGAGGCTCCGGTTGGCCTCGAAGGTGTCCATCCCCAGCGACTGGAGGTGGTAGGCGTCCATCTTGGCGTAGAGCCCGATTCCCCTTCCTTCCTGGCGCAGGTAGACGAGATAGCCGCCCTCGGAGTTGAGCCGGAAGAGTGCCTCGCGCAACTGCGCACCGCAGTCGCAGCGCTGTGAGCCGAAGACATCCCCGGTCATGCACTCGGAGTGGAGCCTGACCAGGGGCACGCGGCCGGGCTCCTTCGGGCCCAGCTCCACCACGATGTGCTCCTTGCCGTCGGACAGATTGTGAAAGGTATAGAAGACGCCCCTGGCGTACCCATCGAGAATGGGGATGGGGACGTTCCTCCTCACCGTGACGGAGGGGTTGGCATCGACGGGTTGTGGGATGGGTTGTGGCTGTATGGACATGGGATTCCAGAAGGAGAGACTCGAGCGGTGCGCTCTGGCGTGCCCAGGAATTCACCAGGGCTGTGCGGAGTGAGTGAGGGTCCGGGGGGGTGTGATGCGGCCGCGGCGGTCCCGAGCGAGACAATTCCCGGGAAATGGTTCCCTTGCTGGCTGACCAGCGCGCCGAGCAGCCACCACCACCCCAACGAAGATGCTCTGGCGGGGGTCTGGTGGTTCAAATGCAACCGGGTTGCATCATCCCGGGCGCGGAGCTACGAGGAGCGCCCACTGGACGCGGGCAGAGGTGGGCAGGCGGGCGCGCGAGGGCCACTTGGAGCACCTGCTCATCGAGTCCACCGGCATCTCCGAGCCCAGGGTGGACCTGGGACTCAGCCTTCGAGCCACACCTCGACGCGCCGGTTGCGCTCGCGGCCAGCCGGGTCCGTGTTGGGCGCCACCGGCATCTCCGCGCCGAAGCCCCGCACCTCCACGGCGTGGACGCCGCGCGCCGACAGCTCGGCGCCCACCCGCCTCGCCCACTCGAGGGAGAGCTTGTGGCTGGCGGCCGGGCTCGCTCCCGCGTCGGAGAAGCCCAGCAGCAGCAGCCGCTTGCCGGAGTGGCTCCGCAGGAAGAGCACCAGCCTCTCCAGGTCACGTTGGCCTCGTGAGTCGAGCGTGTCGCCGTCGGCGCGGAACCGGAAGTCCAGGCTGAGCCGCCGGGCCCTCTTCACGAGCTGCCGGTACTTCGGTGAGCACCGGGTGCAAGCCTCCACCACCTGGGCTTCGACGGAGAGGTCCACGAAGCCCTGCGCACGTACCGCCTCCTGGCCGGCCGGGGACAGCGCGAAGCCCACCAGGTTGGACATCATGGGCACCCGGGTGCCCACCGGCGTGTACAGGTACAGGCGGCGCGCGAGGGGGTAGCTCTCGGTGTTGACGGTGAAGGCCGAGGGGAACGTCGGGGGAGCCTCACCGCTGGCGATCGCCAGGGCCTTCGCGTTGCGCACGTAGGCCACGCCGATGAAGCCAATGCCCGAGGGATCACCCGCCACGTCATCCGACAGCTTGTTGCTGTCCTCGTACCGCTTCGCGCCGCCGGACAGCTTGTCCTTGTGGAGGACCAGATTCTGGAAGGTGTCGAAGGTGCCCGATCTGTCGTCACGTGCGTAGAGGCGGATGGGCCCCGTCGCGCCGCCCACCTCGGACCAGTCCTCGATCCGGCCGGAGAAGATGCCCTGGAGCTGCTCCACCGTCAGCTCGCGCACCGGGTTGGCGGGGTGGACGATGACGGCGATGCCATCGAGCGCCAACACGTGCTCGCCGCCGGGCAGCCGCACATCCCCGAGGCCGGCGGCCGTCAGCTTCTCGGCCTCGTCGTCCTTCACCGGGCGCGAGGCCATGCCCAGGTCGCACGTGCGCGCCGCCAGGCCCGTGAAGGCGGTGGCGCTGCCCTGCGCGTCGATACGGATGAGCTGCGGACGGGGCCGGCCGGACACCTGGGCCGAGATGTAGAGCTGATCGGCCTGGAGGCCCGCCACGCGCGATATCTCGCTGGCTCCCTTCTGCCTGAGGAAGGACTCCACCAGCGTCGGCATCAGCTCCGCGCCGACGGTGTTGGAGCCGCAGATGCGGAGCACCAGCTCGCCCGTGGCCTCCGGGTCCAGGGGCGCGGAAGGTGGGGCAGGGGACTCGGCCACGGCCACCGCCGCCGGGGGCCTGGTTCCGGAGTCACGCCGTCCCACCAGCGCGGCGGCGCCGACGAGCAGCACCAGCGCGAGGGAGACCCCGGCCAGGACGACTCCCCGCGTGCTCGCGGTCCCAGGTGCCCGACCAGCGGGGAGCGATTCGGGCTCGGGAGTGGACGGGCCGGTCAGGGCCTGGACGCGCGCCGCGGTGTCCGGGATGGCTCGCGGGACCGCATCGGAGGCACGCGCACCGCCACCCGCGGGACCGGAGCGCGAGAAGGGATTGGTGTGCTGTTTGCGGCTGGCCGGGGTGACGAGACTGGGCAGGGCGGGGGCAAGGGGCTCGCCCTCGACCGTCACGTCCAGGTCCAGATCCTCGTCCTGGGCCGAGCGCATCATTTGTTGGATGCGCTCCTCGACCTTAGCGCGCTCCTCGGCGAAGAGGGCCTGGATGGTGCGGGCCAGCTCGTCCCGGCGAGGCGCGCGGGGGCTGAGGCCTTCGAGCGCGGCCTCCAGCTCCTCACGGAACAGCCCCGCGGTGGGGTAGCGCCGGGCCGGATCCTTTTCCAGAGCGCGCATGCAGACGGCCTCCAGCCGCGCGTCCAGACCCGGCACGAGCCCCGCGAGTGGGGGAATGGGTTCCTGCAGCAGCTTCTGGAGCGTGGCGGCGGGGGTGTCGGCGTGCCACAGACGCTGGCCGGCGAGCAGCTCCCAGAGCACCACGCCCATGGCGAAGACGTCGGCGCGCCGGTCCATGGGCTGTCCGAGCGCCTGTTCCGGAGCCATGTAGGCCAGCTTGCCCTTGACGAGGCCGGCCTCGGTCACCTCTCCGGAGGAGAGCGCGGCCTTGGCGATGCCGAAGTCGACGAGCTTCACCTCTCCCTCGTAGGTGACGAAGAGGTTATGGGGGCTGACGTCGCGGTGGATGATGTGGAGGGGCGAGCCGTCGAAGTCGCGCAGCTCGTGGGCGTAATGGAGGCCGGCGAGGGCGTCGGCGACGAGGCGGCCCCAGAAGGAGGGGCCGGGCCGGTCGGGCCTGCGCAGGGTGGCGCGGATGAGCTTGTCGAGGGGCTGGCCGTCCAGGTACTCCATGGCGATGAAGGGGCCTGCGGCGTTCTCGCCCACCTCGAGGGTCTGCACGACATTGGGGTGGTGGAGCCGGGCGGCCAGGCGCGCCTCGTCGAGCAACATGGCCACCATGGGGGCCTGGTCGGTCATGTCCGAGCGCAACTTCTTGATGACGACGAGCTTCTTGAAGCCAACCGGGCCGCGCGCGAGGGCGAGGAACACCTCGGCCATGCCGCCGCGACCCAACGTGGCGAGCAGCAGGTACTTGCCGAGCTCCGCGTGAGGGGCTGCGGGAGCGGAGTTTCCAGGAGCCATGCACCGGGTTCGTAGACCCGTCACATTGCTTTGACGTGGAGCCCGGGTGTCGGCTCTGCAACATGAACCCTACCTGGCAAAAGCCCTGAGCGCCTCATCCCAGCTCATCCGGGAGCACCGTTCCACCCACCGCGCCACGGTCTCCGCTCCCGTTCGTGCGGCCAGCGCCACCACGGCGGCCTTCTCAAGCGGTGCATCGAAACGCTCGCGCGCGTCCCTGGCCAGCTTCTGCACGTCCACGGGGCTGGTCAGGTATGCCACCGCCAGGCCTCCCGGTCGGGTGAGCGCCTCGTAAGCTCGGCGCAACCGCTGGAACCCCTCCAGATCCTGGTGAGGTGGGTGCCGCGCCAGCGCGGCGAAGTATGCGCTCTTGACGGCGACCGGGTCCATCGTAGGCGCCAACCCCAATACGGCGAACGGCTCTTCGGGCGTCATATCAGCTGCTCTCATCCCCTTCCTCTGGAGAGACAGCCTTCGGGGGGCCTCTCTCGGACTCCTTCGGTGGCGCCGCGCCCTCCGCGGCGGGCTTCTTCTTCGAGCGTGACGCACGGCGCGCCGTGGTGCTCGCGGCCTTCTTCTTCCGCGAAGCTCCGCGCTTGCGCAGCCGGTACCCATGCTCGTGAGCCAACGCCTGCGCCTGCTCCACCACCGGGGCCTGGAGAACGGGTAACTGCTCCGACAGGGCCCGCATGAAGGCCTCCAGCACCGGGTGGAGGTACTGGCAAGGGGTGTTCATCCCCCCGGCGGCCACCACCGCCTCGGCGAGCGCCAGCACATTGGCGGCGCGGCGCTCCAGCCAGCGTTCCAGAATGCGCCTGGCGAGCGCCTCCCGACCGGACACCTCCATCGTCCGGAGCGCCTCGATATGCCCCGTGTTCCCAGGATGGGCCTCCAGGTACCGCACGGCGGCATCCCATGCCTCGGCGTCCGAGGAAGCATGGCGCACCGCCTCCTCGAGGAACTCCACCTGATAGGTCAGCACCCTGGGCGCGAACCGGCGCCAGATGCGCAGGCCGTCCCCGGTCAGCTTCATCGAGGAGTAGACCTGCTCCATCGCACCCTCCACCCCCATCAGCATCTGCTCTGCATCCTCCATGTCCCGCGCGCCGCGCAGCAGCCGCTCCAACTGCCGTCCTCCCTGCTTCATCCGACTGCGGTCCAGCAGGATACAGACGGCTTCGCTGAGTTCCCTCCGGAGCTCCTCGTTCGCGTCCTCCCAGCAGACATCCACCCATGACTCCACCAGGCCCGATGCGCAGGTAGACGCCACGCATTCGATCAACTCCATACGCTCAGAGGGCACGGCCCCACCCAGCCAGGACAGCAGGGAGGAGGCCTTCGTGGCGACCAGCCGGCCCAAGCCTTCCTGGAGCCACCCGGGTGCGTTTGGCGCCTCGGGGTTCTGCTCGCACCAGGCCAAGAAGGCCCGCGCCCAGAGGGGCGCGTTCGCGATCCGGGCCAGCAATTCCTGGTAGAGGCCCAGCGCCCGCGGCAGGGCCGCCCCCTCGAAGCGAAGCCCGGACACCGCCTGCACCACCCAGGGCTGGGCCGATGGTTGGAGCGCCGCGGCCTGAGCCAGGGTGCAGAGGGGTTCGGCGTCCTCGATGCGCGAGACGACTGTCTGCGCAAGCCCCGCGGCTACCACCCGCAGCGCCTGCAACGTAGGCGCGGACAGAGCCTCGGAGGCTCCTCCCTCACGCACCGCCCGGGCCAACAGCGAGGCTGACTTTGAGAGAGCGGCGTGCTCCTTGCCCTCCGCCGCCCGGAGCCACAGCTCTCGCGCCGCCAGCTGTCCCGCCAGCTCCCATATCGCTCGAGCTACCTCGGCGGGTGCCGCTCGTGCCCATGCCTCGGCGCGGCTGGCGAAGACGGGGAAGGGCTCGAGCGCGCACAAGGCGAGGAGCGCCTCTTCCACCTCCTCCAGCGAGCGGGGCGGCGGCAGGGAGACGCGCTGGCTCGGCGGTTCGATTCCCAGGAGCGAATCCACCGGGGGCAGGTGCTCGAGCGCCGGGGCGATGAGCTCTGGAGAGGGACTCCCCTCGGAGGAGAGCCAGCCATCCATCGCCCTGGCCAGAAGGGGCGCATGCGCTCGCGCCGGGTCGGTGAGGGGTTGCCACAGCCGCCGCGCGCGCTCCCAATCGCGGGCGCGGCCCGCCGCCCATACCAGTGGCCAGTAAGAGCTCGTTTCAAAAATGGACCAGGGAGCCTAGGTCATCTGACCTGCCTCCCCGGGATTGTTTCATAAATGAACCGCAGAGGTATCCAGACTTCCCTCTACGTACCTGGTGCTCATCCTCGCAAGCATGAGGCGCGAACTGGTCCCGGACGAGCTGTGGGCGAGGGTGGAGCCGCTGCTGCCACGACATCGCCGCAAAGGGAGAAGAGGTCGTCCATTGCGCGACGATAGGGCGTGCCTGCGGGGCATTATCTTCGTGCTCAGGACGGGCATCGCCTGGAGAGACCTGCCAGCCGAGGTGTTCGGGTGCAGCGGGGCGACGTGCTGGAGGAGGCTGCGAAAGTGGAGCCGAGCAGGAGTCTTCGAGAAGCTCCAGCGGGTGTTGCTGAACGAGTTGGGGCACAAGGGGCTCATTGACTGGAGCCGGGCCTCGTTCGACTCCAGCAGCCTACGGGCGATAAAAGGGGGGCCCAAACAGGCCCGAATCCAACGGACAGAGGAAAGGCGGGCAGCAAGCACCACCTGGTCGTAGACCGCCGGGGCCTGCCGCTGGCCACCTTGCTGTCGGCCGCCAACGTGCACGACAAGCGCGAGGCGCTGCCGCTCCTCGACGCCATCCTCCCCATCAAGGGGCCACGAGGCAGGCCACGCAGGCGTCCGGCGAAAGGGCACGGCGACAAGGGGTACGATTATGCCGATACCCGCCGGGGATTACGGAAGCGCCACATCGTTCCCCGCATCGCCCGCCGAGGCGTGGAGTCGAAGGAGCGTTTGGGACGCCATCGCTGGGTGGTGGAGCGCTCCCTGGACTGGTTCCACCAGATGAAACGCCTGCGGATTCGCGAAGAGCGGAACCCACAGATGCACCTGGCACTCCTTCGCCTTGGCCACTGCCTCCTTCTCTATCGCGTGCTTGAGCGCCATTTACGAAATGGCCCTGAATAGGCAGGGCATGTTACCTGACCTCTCAGGTCCATTTTTGAAACGAGCTCTAAATGGCCCAGGCCTCCTCTGGAGCCGCGCCTCGCTCCACCAGGCCGGGTTCGGCGTCCACGCGCACGGCCTGGGTGCTGAGCGTCCTCCAGGAGCCGCGGCGGTGCTGCTCCCGGACGGCCTGCCGGAAGAGGGCGGCGGCGCTGGGGAGCAGTTCCTCCCTCAGCGGCGGCGGCAGCCGCAGGAGCGCGGACAGCATCCCCTCCAGGTCCCCCCGTTTCTGGTACTTTCGGGCCTCCTCCAGCCACTGGCGGTGCTGGCGCCCGGTGCGGTCGTGCTTCTCCATGGCTCAGGGTTCCGGGGAGCCCGACCCGTGTTCGAGATTGAGGAAGAAATCCAGGAGCGCCTCCTCCGCGCGCTCGCGCGCCACGCCGTGGGCCTGCGCGTACTGGTCAAGAAGCCGCTTCAACTCGGCGCGGAGCTCGGGAGGGAGCTGCTCGAGCAGGGCGTGCCCCTTGCGCTCCACCGCGCTCTGCCCCCGCGCCAGGGCCGGGACGGCCTTGCCCACGTCCGCCACCGAGAGGGCCACCGTCTTGGCGTTCGTCGTGCCGGGTTGGCTGACGGATACCTTCACCACCCCGTTGAGATCGTAGGCGAACTCCACCCGCACCGGTGAGTTCGCGGGCCGGGGCTCGAGCGGGAACTCGAAGGCCCCCACCCGTGTGTTCTCCGAGGCTCGGCGCGACTCGCCCTGAAACACCTCCACCTGGACGAGCTCCTGCTCGGACACCAGGGTGTAGAACTCCTCCACCTTCGTTGTCGGCAACACCGTGTTGCGGCGGAGGACCGGGGCAAAGGTATCCGGCGTGGCGCTCCCGAGGTCGTCCTCTCCGATGACGCGCATGCCCAGGCTATGCGACGCCACATCCACGAGGATGCGTCCCACCGGCTCGCCGGACAACATGCCGGCCTGGATGGCCGCGCCCAGCCCCACGGCCAGGTCTGGATCCACTTCCTCATGGATGTCGACTCCGAATGCCTCCTCCAGCATCTGGCGGACCCGAGGGATCCGCGTCGAGCCTCCCACCAGGCATATCTTGGACAGCGACTGCCCCTCGAGCCGGGCCTCCGCCAGGGCCTGGCGGGTCAGGGCCACGGTGGACTCGAGCAGCGGCTCGATGAGCACCTCGAAGACGCGCCGCCGCACCTCCATCTCGAGGTGGATGGGCCTGCCTTGCGCTTGGGTGAGGAACTCCTCCTTCACGTGCACGGAGATGTCCGCGGACAGACGGATCTTCGTCTCCTCGGCCAGCTGGCGCAGGCGCGCCATGGCCCGCACGTCCTCGCGAGGCTCCACGCCCTGCTTCTTGAGCTCCTCGAGGAAGAGCTGAACGAGCTTGTCGTCGAAGTCGTCCCCGCCCAGGTGGGTGTTGCCCGCGGTGGAGCGCACCTCGCGCACCCCCTGGAACACCTCGAGCACCGACACGTCGAACGTGCCTCCCCCCAGGTCGTAGACGAGAAGGATTTCGGGCTCGGCCACACGGAGGGCCTCGGGATGCAGCACGCGCTCATACAGGAGCGAGGCGCTGGTGGGCTCATTGAGCAGCCGCAACACGTGCAGCCCCGCGCGCTGGCCGGCCTCAAGGGTTGCGCGGCGCTGGGCGTCATCGAAGTAGGCAGGCACGGTAATGACCACGTCACGCACGGGGACGCCGGTGGCCTTCTCGGCTCCCCGCTTGAGCGCGGACAGGATTTCGGCGGAGACCTCCTCGGGAGACACCTCGCGCCCGGCGATGGAGTAGCGGTGGAGCGTCCCCATCTTGCGCTTGGCCGAGCGGATGCACCGCTCGGGCCTCAGCATCTCGAGGTTGCGCGCCTCGCGCCCCACGACGACACGATTGTCCTCGTAGAGGACCACCGAGGGGACGATGCGACTGCCTTCCACTGGCACGGCCACCGGGCGGCCCTCAACCAGGTGGGCGATGACGGAGTTGGTCGTACCCAGATCGATTCCAAAGACATGGCTCAAGGGGTATTCCTCACGATGATGGCTTCGCCCTCGCGAATGAGGTGCTCGCCCCGCAGGGCGGCGGCGCGAACCACGCGGGCAATGGCGCCCTCGGCGAAGCTGGGGTGGGGCTGAGTGCCTACAATCCGGAACAGGCGCCCGTCGGGAATGTGGCCGATGGACGCCAAGCGCGTGATCCCGGAGGAGGTCAGAAAGCGCTCGATCCGGGCCGCCACTCCCATGAGTCCCGATGCGAGCGCCGCATCCGCCGCGACGCGGGAGGCCTCTTCGAGCAGATCCAAGGCATCCAGGAGCTCGTCCCAGGGGGGCTCGCTCCCCGAAGAGCTGCCCGACGTGGCGCCGCGGAGAGAAGAGAGCGAGCCCCTCAGCTCCGCGAGTCCCCCTTCCAGCTTGCGCTCCAGATCCTCGACATGGAGGGCCAGACGGGCCTGGGCCCGGGAGGACTTCTGGACGGTATCCAGAAGCAGGGTGCCCCAGGTGGGAGGCGACTCGGCAGGTAATGTGGCCCCGGGGAGTCCGGGCACTCCTGAACGTCCAATGAACAGGCGTCTCAGCCAGGTGAACATCAAATCAACGCCGAGCGTTTCCGACCGGCGCTCCATACAAAACAGAATTGGAGCCGTAGCTTCAGTTCACGCATCAACGCTCGCGCGGATGCGTCTCCCATTCTTCTCTCGATACGGACATTCCTGGGGCCTACTTCTCCCATGGGGCTCCATGGCATGACCTCGCCCGTCACGTCCAGTACTTCCTCCTCGCTTTCATCCCCCCTTGGGAAAGCCCTCTCCCATGAGCCGGTACAGGTAGGTGTCTGTTGTTGAGACCTTGAGGTGGTGCTCACGCTCAACCTTCAACCAGAACTCGCCTTCCCTTTGAAGGACCACCTGGGGCGTCTACCCGCTGGTCCACCCTATACGGTGGGGTGCTCCGGCAGTCCTCGCGTGCCACGGGCACCTCACACGGCAGCCTCCTCGCGGGCTACCGTCACAACTCGCTCATGCCCCCGCCGGTTCCAAGGAGCGGGTGGCCGCCATACCGGAGCCCGGCCTCGAGTCCGCCACTGTGTACGTCGTAGACTTCATGGAGCCCAGTGCCGTCACCACCCGGCCGGTGCCTGCCCGAGGCGCCCGTCGGAATACGCAGGCTGCGACCCGATCTTCGGAGAAGATGCTCAGGAGCGGCAGGAGAGTAGGGCTCATGCCGCCGTCCTGCCTGGTGTGTCTGGTACCAGCGCTGCCAGGTGCCGCCATCGTGCGGCCTGGCTCGACCAAGAGGTGAAACTCAGGCTTTTTCGTCAGGCAGGAGCGTGAGTAGCAGTTCGTCGTCCGGCCCGAGCGGTCGCCACCCGGGAGGAGGAGGCGTGGCGAGGAGCACATCACCAACTTTATCGGCACGCTCCCTATGAGTTTCTGGGGTGTCGGCGAACCACGAGCCGAGCGCCTTGGCAACTTTGAAACGGTTTGCGTCATCCAGCACGGCTGGCCAGCCGTTGGGAAGACACTCTGACAGTTCGCGCACAAGCACATCGCGGACAAAGCGCGTGACCTGCTTGCTCCGTTCCGCCTCGGCGAGCAGCCCGCTCAACACCTGTGCCCCTACGACATCGTCGGCACCAAGTTCCTCGGCCAGCGCAACCAGCGAAGCGGTGGGGCGGGCGTTCGCGAAGGCGGTAAGCGAATCGTAACCGCGCTCACGGACCCGCTCATACAGGCGGACCCTCCAGTTGCCTCGCCAAGCTTGTTCGCCGCTCATTGCCCTCTCCAGCGAGTGAACTCCATCGGGATACCATAGCGCCGCATACGATACGCGACGATGTCCAGGACCTCATTCCGCGTCAACATCCGGCCCGCCCTGGTCTCGGCTTGATTTAGCGCATCCATGACCATCCGGTTCCATTCACCAGGCCATTTGCGGCCTAGCTTCCAGTCGCCACCGCCGTGAATGGCCTCGTGGTATGCCTGCTCCATCTCGACGCAGAACTCGTTGATGTCCATCTCGCCCGTGAAGCCGCGCTTCTCGAACCACTCGCGGAACTCCTTGGGCATGACGTGGTGCCGCGGCGGCTCGGCCATGCCTGCCCCCGCTTTGCCCGTCTCGTGCATGGCCCCCACCTCGGGCCCATCGCCCAGCGCGTCCCTCACGCCCCTGGGTAGCTCGTTGTGCGCCTGTGCCAGCATCACCTGGCCCGCCTGAATTCGGACGGCGGCGCCGACGAGGGGCAGGGAGAGCACGCCCGCGCGCACCAGCTGGCGCACCAGTTCCACCCACTCGGCGGACGCGACAATCCGCGAGCCCATCATCACGCCGTCGCCGCCAACCGCCAGGCCGATGCCGACCAGGGCGGGAGCGGACGGAGGCACCGAGGGCAGCGAAAACCTCATGGTCGAGAGCATGGTGATGGACTCGATGGCCTCCTTGAGCAGCAGCAACTTCTGGAGGTTCTCCGCTGCCACGCGCATTCTCTCCACGGTGGCCGCGAACTCGTCCGTGAGGTGGCCTACCAGCGGGGGCACGTCTTGCGCCGCGGCCTCCACCATCCCGTGCTCCCGGGAGGAGAGCGCCGTCATGGCGGGCTCGAGCATCCTCTGTCTGCGCCACATGTCCGCGAAGAGCGTCTCCACGGGGTAGAGGTGCTGTCTGAGCGCGACGTCGGCGAGGTTGAGGGAGTCCACCCAGACGGCGAGCAGGAGTGAGCCCACCATGGCGGCTTCCAGCCGAGGGCCGGCGAGGCGCAATAGGGCGAGTTGCATGTCCGGGTCCTCCACCTCCGAGGCGGCGTTGGCCAGCCGGGAGGAGGCGGCGAGCTGGGCCTCCATCCACCGCAGTTGCTGGGCGCCGTAATCGACGTAGCGGAGGAAGACGCCGTTTCCGCTGGCGAGGCCACGCCCACTGGCCTTGAGCTTGGAGAGCTCTGCGGAGATGCGGCGGGTGGAGTCCGACACGTCGAGAACGGCACTGCGAAATGCCAGCTGGGCCGCGAGGGCGCTTTGCCGCGAGGCTCTCGCGCGAGAGGCCTCGTGCCAGTCCACTGGCCTGGCACCGGAACGAGGGGTGAAGACGAGAGGGTCGGTCTGGTCTGTGTCCAGGCGCACGACCCGGGAGGCAGTGCCACACCCGAAGAGGAGAACCATCATCACAGCCGTGCAGCACAGCTTCATGGGGATTCCTCCCGGCCATCTCTCCATGGGTAGCCAGTCTGGGAGGATCCAGCGGGTACGACAGCCCCCGGGACGGGGTTCACGGGAAGGTTATGCTGCCGAGGGTGACAAGCCAGCCTTCGTTTTCGTCCCCCAGCTTGAAGGTGCCCCGCGCCCCACATGGTGGTGGGCCGCAAGAATCACTACGGCCATCGAGAATCCCGGCACCGTCACGCTCCCGTCCAGCTTCGACTGACGTTTCTGCGCCTTGCTTCGATACCCGGCAGGCTCATATACCCGCCCCGTCCAGACGGACTGCGGCGAGCTGTTACGGATTTTAGACCACCCGTGCAGCCGGCGCGCTGATCCGAATATCCTTGAAGATTTCCCTCACCTGTAACGCTGCGCTACGGCGATCTCCCATATCGACCAAGACGTCGAGGGTCCTCCGCATCTTCTGAGCCACTCGGCGGTCCGTGGGTCGTCACCGTTGACAGCGTCAGGTCAGTAAAGGCCGCAGTGGAACGAACGGTAAGGCGCGTTCGCAGAGGGTAAGGATAAACGCTTGTGTGCTCGTCCGAACACTTGGACCCGCCGATCCAACAGCTCCAAGTGCCCGTTTCCAGAAGAGAAACGACTCGGTAGGACAGAGGAATCGAACCTCCCAGGGACATGTCTCCATGCCCCCCACCGGTTTTGAAGCCCCATCGCCCGGATCGGC
This is a stretch of genomic DNA from Archangium violaceum. It encodes these proteins:
- a CDS encoding IS5 family transposase (programmed frameshift), which encodes MRRELVPDELWARVEPLLPRHRRKGRRGRPLRDDRACLRGIIFVLRTGIAWRDLPAEVFGCSGATCWRRLRKWSRAGVFEKLQRVLLNELGHKGLIDWSRASFDSSSLRAIKGGPQTGPNPTDRGKAGSKHHLVVDRRGLPLATLLSAANVHDKREALPLLDAILPIKGPRGRPRRRPAKGHGDKGYDYADTRRGLRKRHIVPRIARRGVESKERLGRHRWVVERSLDWFHQMKRLRIREERNPQMHLALLRLGHCLLLYRVLERHLRNGPE
- a CDS encoding J domain-containing protein, encoding MTPEEPFAVLGLAPTMDPVAVKSAYFAALARHPPHQDLEGFQRLRRAYEALTRPGGLAVAYLTSPVDVQKLARDARERFDAPLEKAAVVALAARTGAETVARWVERCSRMSWDEALRAFAR
- a CDS encoding DUF6109 family natural product biosynthesis protein, which gives rise to MFETSSYWPLVWAAGRARDWERARRLWQPLTDPARAHAPLLARAMDGWLSSEGSPSPELIAPALEHLPPVDSLLGIEPPSQRVSLPPPRSLEEVEEALLALCALEPFPVFASRAEAWARAAPAEVARAIWELAGQLAARELWLRAAEGKEHAALSKSASLLARAVREGGASEALSAPTLQALRVVAAGLAQTVVSRIEDAEPLCTLAQAAALQPSAQPWVVQAVSGLRFEGAALPRALGLYQELLARIANAPLWARAFLAWCEQNPEAPNAPGWLQEGLGRLVATKASSLLSWLGGAVPSERMELIECVASTCASGLVESWVDVCWEDANEELRRELSEAVCILLDRSRMKQGGRQLERLLRGARDMEDAEQMLMGVEGAMEQVYSSMKLTGDGLRIWRRFAPRVLTYQVEFLEEAVRHASSDAEAWDAAVRYLEAHPGNTGHIEALRTMEVSGREALARRILERWLERRAANVLALAEAVVAAGGMNTPCQYLHPVLEAFMRALSEQLPVLQAPVVEQAQALAHEHGYRLRKRGASRKKKAASTTARRASRSKKKPAAEGAAPPKESERGPPKAVSPEEGDESS
- a CDS encoding protein kinase domain-containing protein, whose amino-acid sequence is MAPGNSAPAAPHAELGKYLLLATLGRGGMAEVFLALARGPVGFKKLVVIKKLRSDMTDQAPMVAMLLDEARLAARLHHPNVVQTLEVGENAAGPFIAMEYLDGQPLDKLIRATLRRPDRPGPSFWGRLVADALAGLHYAHELRDFDGSPLHIIHRDVSPHNLFVTYEGEVKLVDFGIAKAALSSGEVTEAGLVKGKLAYMAPEQALGQPMDRRADVFAMGVVLWELLAGQRLWHADTPAATLQKLLQEPIPPLAGLVPGLDARLEAVCMRALEKDPARRYPTAGLFREELEAALEGLSPRAPRRDELARTIQALFAEERAKVEERIQQMMRSAQDEDLDLDVTVEGEPLAPALPSLVTPASRKQHTNPFSRSGPAGGGARASDAVPRAIPDTAARVQALTGPSTPEPESLPAGRAPGTASTRGVVLAGVSLALVLLVGAAALVGRRDSGTRPPAAVAVAESPAPPSAPLDPEATGELVLRICGSNTVGAELMPTLVESFLRQKGASEISRVAGLQADQLYISAQVSGRPRPQLIRIDAQGSATAFTGLAARTCDLGMASRPVKDDEAEKLTAAGLGDVRLPGGEHVLALDGIAVIVHPANPVRELTVEQLQGIFSGRIEDWSEVGGATGPIRLYARDDRSGTFDTFQNLVLHKDKLSGGAKRYEDSNKLSDDVAGDPSGIGFIGVAYVRNAKALAIASGEAPPTFPSAFTVNTESYPLARRLYLYTPVGTRVPMMSNLVGFALSPAGQEAVRAQGFVDLSVEAQVVEACTRCSPKYRQLVKRARRLSLDFRFRADGDTLDSRGQRDLERLVLFLRSHSGKRLLLLGFSDAGASPAASHKLSLEWARRVGAELSARGVHAVEVRGFGAEMPVAPNTDPAGRERNRRVEVWLEG
- a CDS encoding DUF6109 family natural product biosynthesis protein translates to MEKHDRTGRQHRQWLEEARKYQKRGDLEGMLSALLRLPPPLREELLPSAAALFRQAVREQHRRGSWRTLSTQAVRVDAEPGLVERGAAPEEAWAI
- a CDS encoding Hsp70 family protein gives rise to the protein MSHVFGIDLGTTNSVIAHLVEGRPVAVPVEGSRIVPSVVLYEDNRVVVGREARNLEMLRPERCIRSAKRKMGTLHRYSIAGREVSPEEVSAEILSALKRGAEKATGVPVRDVVITVPAYFDDAQRRATLEAGQRAGLHVLRLLNEPTSASLLYERVLHPEALRVAEPEILLVYDLGGGTFDVSVLEVFQGVREVRSTAGNTHLGGDDFDDKLVQLFLEELKKQGVEPREDVRAMARLRQLAEETKIRLSADISVHVKEEFLTQAQGRPIHLEMEVRRRVFEVLIEPLLESTVALTRQALAEARLEGQSLSKICLVGGSTRIPRVRQMLEEAFGVDIHEEVDPDLAVGLGAAIQAGMLSGEPVGRILVDVASHSLGMRVIGEDDLGSATPDTFAPVLRRNTVLPTTKVEEFYTLVSEQELVQVEVFQGESRRASENTRVGAFEFPLEPRPANSPVRVEFAYDLNGVVKVSVSQPGTTNAKTVALSVADVGKAVPALARGQSAVERKGHALLEQLPPELRAELKRLLDQYAQAHGVARERAEEALLDFFLNLEHGSGSPEP
- a CDS encoding GTP cyclohydrolase II, with protein sequence MSIQPQPIPQPVDANPSVTVRRNVPIPILDGYARGVFYTFHNLSDGKEHIVVELGPKEPGRVPLVRLHSECMTGDVFGSQRCDCGAQLREALFRLNSEGGYLVYLRQEGRGIGLYAKMDAYHLQSLGMDTFEANRSLDFEDDLRSYACAADMLNALGVNHIRLLSNNPDKAAQLTAHGISVVDLVPTGLYLTAHNERYLRAKVSRTHHNLKLR